The Wolbachia endosymbiont of Ctenocephalides felis wCfeT genomic interval CATACTTTATAATAATTTTGCCGCTACTTAGTAAGTATGAGAAGCCAAATGCACCGCCAAAAACTTTGAGTGATTCTGTGCCGGAGATGAAGTAATGTTGGTTAGAGGTCTATTGGCTGTATTTTACATGTTACTTGCTCATTTTGCATATGCAGAGGAATTTAAACCACTGCCAAACAAAAAAATGGATTGGAAGTTTGATGGAATTATTGGGTCATTTGATAGAGAATCAATTCAACGTGGGTATAAGGTATACAAAGAAGTGTGCTCTGCATGCCACTCGATGAATAGAATAGCATTTCGTAACTTGAAGGAAATAGGCTTCTCTGAAGAAGATGTAAAGCAAATTGCAGCATCTTATCAAGTGAAAGATGGCCCAAACGATATGGGTGAAATGTTTGATAGGCCTGGAGCACCTTCTGATTACTTTGTTGCACCTTTTGGTTCAAAGGAAGCGGCTGCAGCAAGCAATAACGGTGCTGTACCACCAGATTTATCACTCATTATTAAGGCAAGGCCTGATGGTGCAAATTATGTCTATTCGCTACTTACCGGTTACAAAGGTGGTGAGCAAGATGAAAATAACCTATATTTAAATCCTTACTTTTCAACCGGTAAATTATCTATGGCACCGCCGCTGTCTGATGGGCAAGTGCAATATGATGGTGAAGTGGAAGCTACAGTTGCAAATATGGTATATGATGTCACAAACTTTTTACAATGGTCAGCAGAGCCAGAAATGGAACGAAGGCATAAGCTTGGACTGAAAGTAATAGCATATTTTATGATTCTAACTGTGTTTTTTGTACTGACTAACAAAAAAGTGTGGAGTAAGCTCTATAAGAAGAAGTAATACTTGTATCTTAATCTTCTATAAACAGGCAAACATCACTGGATATCTTCTGCTTTTACATATAACATTTTAACATTAAATATAGATTCAAATTAATGTTTTTAAGAATATTTAAAAATATATTCTTATTTTTAGTAAGTATATTATTCATCTGTCCAATACTATCATTAATATCAATCTTATTTACAGATACGGCAAATTCTGAGTGGGTAGTTAGTGCACTTTTTCCTGAGTATATATTCAACACATTAGTTCTCATGATAGGAGTTGGAGGGATATCTTTCATATTTGGAGTAATTCCAGCTTGGCTCACTACATTCTTTTCATTTCCTGGCAGAAGGATTTTAGAAGTTGCTTTGTTTTTTCCAATATCAATTCCAGGATATATAGTAGCATTTGTTTACGTCAACACTCTCGAGTTTTCAGGTCCAGTACAGAGTTTGCTAAGGGAGATTTTTCACTGGAATAAAGGTGATTACTGGTTTCCTGAGATAAAATCCTTAAGTGGTGGAATATTAGTAATGGGATTTAGTTTATATCCATATGTATACATATTAGCTCGCTCAAGCCTTAAAAATGTCAGCAACGCAGTTACTGTTGCATCAACGCTTGGACTTTCTTCATTAAGAAATTTGTTTTCTATTATCATACCATCCATACGCCCATCAATCATAGCTGGATTATCGCTGGTTCTAATGGAAGTTATTACAGATTTTGGTACACCACAGTTCCTTGCGATTGATACTTTCACGACAGGAGTATACCGAACTTGGTTTTTACTTCATGATAAATATTCGGCAACTATTCTTGCAGTTGCTGAACTAACTTTTATTATAGCGCTAATAGAAATTGAAAAAAAACTACAAAAAAAGGGGATATCTTATTCTTCAATTAATACCAACTCAGACTATCATAATAAACGGAATATAAGTGGTGCTGTGCCTTTGATCTTCACTTACACCACGTGCATGCTGCCAGTGCTGATAGGCTTTATTTTGCCAATTATTCCACTCATATATTGGAGCATAGAAAAAGGATTTTTTATATACGATACAAGATTCTATAAAATAATAGTAAATAGTATCAGTTTATCATTTATTACAGCTCTCATCTCTATTGGCATTGCTGTAGTGATTGGATATACAGCACGTAAAAATAAGGTAATCAGTAATATAGCACGCATTATTTCCCTGGGCTACGCGATTCCAAATGCAATTATTGCAATCAGTATAATAATATTCTTAAGTAAAGTTTCCTCTTTTATTACTAAATATATTGTTGAAGTTAGCTTAATTGGAACCATCGGTGCTTTAATTTATTCATATTTATTTCGTTTTTTTGCTATATCTTTCAAAGCAGTAGAGTCTGGACTAAAAAAAATGCCAAACGAAATCGAGTGGACAGCCTACACTATGGGTCACGGGCCTATTTCAACATGCTTGAATGTTCATCTTCCTCTAATTAGAAAAAGCATATTATCAGGATTTTTGCTTGTATTTATGGATACTATCAAAGAACTCACAGCAACGCTCATTATAAGACCATTTAACTTTGAAACTATCTCAACCAGAATATATGAGCTTGTAAGCGATGAACGTTACAGAGAGGCTGCACCTTTTTCGTTGATGGTAGTAACAATAGGCCTAATTTCTACAATAGTGCTGTTTAAACTCGATGATAATAAGAAGTAATAAAGTATGGCATTTTCTAAACTAAATAACAATCACCTATCAGCTGACATTATATCTAAAACTAAAGGCCCTACTGATGAAAAAGTGAAGCAACTGCAGGGAAAAAAGGTTATTTAATTATTATTAAAATCTTGACCTTTATATTTAAACATGCAATACTTAATATACAATAACTAACTCTAAATATGGTAGTAAAGGAGAAATAGATATGTTTGTTATAAAAAAAGTTATAAAGTTTCAGATTAGTAGTTTTGACAAACATCTCAAAGATATCAAAACAAGGCAAGTTGCATTAAAAGCAATTCGTATCCATTCAGGTGTATGGCTTAAGAAGCAATAGCCAGTAGGTTTTGAAAAGGATTTAACTTCTTTTGCCTCCAAGTCAAGTACAATGAAATTATCCTCTCAAGAAACATATTTCCCCGTTTCGATTGTGTAAAATATGAAACTTTTCGGTAAACAACGTAATGCCGAATCTGTCGCTCAGCATAGTTGTTTGTCAGTGGAATATTTTCTGGATCGTCCAAAAATTTCCACATCATCAGATCCGATTTCATGATATTTTTTGCTACTCGAGACGCTCCAATTGCCTCGGGTAAATTTGATATATTCTTTAAGTAATATCTCGTTCGCTTGCGTAATTTTCTTGCTCTTCTTATGAACCTTAATGTGTCTATTTCATCCTTTAACAGAGCTTTTTTCAATGCAAATAATTCAGTAGCAACATTCCTTAAATAATACCCCAAAACTTTCACTTCGCTATTCCAACTATGAGACAACCTTTCAAAATCTCTTGCTA includes:
- a CDS encoding cytochrome c1 yields the protein MLVRGLLAVFYMLLAHFAYAEEFKPLPNKKMDWKFDGIIGSFDRESIQRGYKVYKEVCSACHSMNRIAFRNLKEIGFSEEDVKQIAASYQVKDGPNDMGEMFDRPGAPSDYFVAPFGSKEAAAASNNGAVPPDLSLIIKARPDGANYVYSLLTGYKGGEQDENNLYLNPYFSTGKLSMAPPLSDGQVQYDGEVEATVANMVYDVTNFLQWSAEPEMERRHKLGLKVIAYFMILTVFFVLTNKKVWSKLYKKK
- a CDS encoding ABC transporter permease; the protein is MFLRIFKNIFLFLVSILFICPILSLISILFTDTANSEWVVSALFPEYIFNTLVLMIGVGGISFIFGVIPAWLTTFFSFPGRRILEVALFFPISIPGYIVAFVYVNTLEFSGPVQSLLREIFHWNKGDYWFPEIKSLSGGILVMGFSLYPYVYILARSSLKNVSNAVTVASTLGLSSLRNLFSIIIPSIRPSIIAGLSLVLMEVITDFGTPQFLAIDTFTTGVYRTWFLLHDKYSATILAVAELTFIIALIEIEKKLQKKGISYSSINTNSDYHNKRNISGAVPLIFTYTTCMLPVLIGFILPIIPLIYWSIEKGFFIYDTRFYKIIVNSISLSFITALISIGIAVVIGYTARKNKVISNIARIISLGYAIPNAIIAISIIIFLSKVSSFITKYIVEVSLIGTIGALIYSYLFRFFAISFKAVESGLKKMPNEIEWTAYTMGHGPISTCLNVHLPLIRKSILSGFLLVFMDTIKELTATLIIRPFNFETISTRIYELVSDERYREAAPFSLMVVTIGLISTIVLFKLDDNKK